Proteins found in one Polyodon spathula isolate WHYD16114869_AA chromosome 10, ASM1765450v1, whole genome shotgun sequence genomic segment:
- the LOC121321497 gene encoding L-threonine ammonia-lyase-like isoform X2 — translation MNFAAQFLYSRAKKNDDPRETSVDEYDPFWQSDEERSADSKQGSLCCEGQRQKDCPIRNGPTPHRSSSIAPERLKDFGEEEYLNEDVKTWEMKILGRPKRLLGDAAEPQKPAKPCSTSVQNPPAFICFEDISAAAFKIQCGVQKSPCTYSRLSKQYGVEIFLKKEHLHYTCSVKERGVLYLLTSLRQDQQKKGVIVASDSNFSMAVAHHASELRIPVFVIMAANTPPSRPKTCREYGAMVISYGGTLRDSQSHAQCLARENGYLYLEEEDSAVYLAGLGTMGLEIYEQVPKLDAVILPAGGHCGLLAGTAAALKHLNPRITVIGVEPEDCPLLQQSLKLGYPVKELHSTANRKLYGDLVGPPFGNSAFLLAKKLVDKVITVREEDVLVSMLRFQEYERATIDAEGAIGLAAILAGKLPELQGKRVAIAVCSASMELPLLRQCVDRALALDGRVSKFSVQLGEWPGDTAKLLDLLAREGVRLLDISHEKQFTSSSVFNVQVSCVVEARDRQQTIQLRNMLTERYTMLCWHER, via the exons ATGAACTTTGCTGCCCAGTTCCTCTACTCTCGCGCTAAGAAGAACGACGACCCCAGAGAAACTTCAGTGGATGAGTACGACCCCTTCTGGCAAAG TGATGAGGAGCGCAGTGCAGACAGTAAGCAGGGCTCCCTGTGCTGTGAGGGGCAGCGCCAGAAGGATTGTCCAATCAGGAATGGCCCAACACCCCATCGCTCCTCATCCATTGCCCCTGAGAGGCTGAAGGATTTCGGGGAGGAGGAGTACCTGAACGAGGACGTGAAGACCTGGGAGATGAAGATCTTGGGGCGCCCTAAGCGCCTTCTGGGGGATGCTGCAGAACCCCAGAAACCAGCTAAGCCCTGTTCCACCAGTGTACAGAACCCTCCTGCCTTCATCTGCTTCGAGGACATCAGCGCAGCAGCCTTCAAAATCCAGTGTGGGGTTCAGAAATCACCCTGCACG taCTCACGGCTCTCAAAGCAGTATGGTGTTGAGATCTTCCTGAAGAAGGAACACCTGCACTACACATGCTCAGTGAAGGAACGAGGCGTGCTCTACCTGCTGACATCACTGCGCCAG GACCAGCAGAAGAAGGGTGTGATCGTGGCCTCAGACAGTAACTTCTCCATGGCGGTGGCGCACCACGCCTCAGAGCTGCGCATCCCCGTCTTCGTCATCATGGCAGCCAACACTCCCCCCTCGCGCCCCAAGACCTGCCGTGAGTACGGAGCCATGGTGATCTCGTACGGGGGCACCCTGCGAGACTCACAGAGCCACGCACAGTGCCTCGCTCGGGAGAACGGCTACCTGTACCTGGAAGA GGAGGACAGTGCTGTGTACCTGGCAGGCCTGGGCACTATGGGGCTGGAGATCTATGAGCAGGTGCCCAAGTTGGATGCAGTGATCCTGCCAGCAGGGGGGCACTGCGGGCTCCTGGCTGGGACGGCAGCCGCGCTCAAACACCTGAACCCCCGAATCACTGTCATT GGGGTGGAGCCAGAGGATTGCCCTCTCCTGCAGCAGTCTCTGAAGCTCGGCTACCCCGTCAAGGAGCTCCACAGCACCGCCAACAGGAAGCTCTATGGAG aTCTGGTGGGCCCCCCCTTTGGCAACAGTGCGTTCCTGCTGGCCAAGAAGCTGGTGGACAAAGTCATCACAGTCAG GGAGGAGGATGTGCTGGTCTCAATGCTGCGGTTCCAGGAGTACGAGAGAGCCACCATCGACGCCGAGGGAGCCATCGGGCTAGCAGCCATCCTCGCAGGGAAACTGCCAGAGCTGCAGGGCaaaag GGTTGCTATCGCAGTGTGCAGTGCCAGTATGGAGCTGCCCCTGCTCAGACAGTGTGTGGACCGAGCTCTGGCTCTGGATGGCCGGGTCAGTAAGTTCTCTGTCCAGCTGGGGGAGTGGCCTGGAGACACAGCCAAGCTACTGGACTTACTGGCCAGAGAGGGCGTGAG GCTGCTGGATATCAGTCACGAGAAGCAGTTCACCTCCTCCAGCGTGTTCAATGTGCAG GTCTCATGTGTGGTGGAGGCGAGGGACAGGCAGCAGACAATTCAACTGCGCAACATGCTGACAGAGCGATACACCATGCTGTGCTGGCATGAGCGGTGA
- the bms1 gene encoding ribosome biogenesis protein BMS1 homolog, which produces MEEKEHRKHQKKQSGPKADRKKKRKAPGVGEEEDGRRRNPKAFGVQSAVRMARTFHRAQDLQTKKHHAPQVDRSALEPPPVVIVVVGPPRVGKTTLIQCLIRNFTRQKLSDICGPVTIVSGKKRRLTFIECGNDINTMIDLAKVADLVLMLIDASFGFEMETFEFLNICQVHGFPRIMGVLTHLDFFKNNKQLRKTKKILKHRFWTEVYQGAKLFYLSGMVHSEYQKQEIRNLGRFISVMKFRPLVWQTAHPYVLADRMEDLTDPETLRINPLCDRKVCLYGYLRGTYLKNRSQVHIPGVGDFSLADVSFLSDPCSLPDSLKKRALNERERLLYAPLSGVGGVVYDKDAVYIDLGGSHVDREQEEARPTAELVQSLIGAQATIDVKMAASKVSLFTGSEPLRQGELQEEEGAEESPKEERVWDPETQRERRRAVFTEEEEEGSEEEEGSEEEEEEEDSEGEGEAGEESESEEEELEKQPARKRLRVEGRSDGVKEGVGIEVPAFADSEDELEKSEGEEESEVEGESGEEEEDDGSEGEGRKAMDSGNCSEEESGGSEVDSPLLEESESKVKPPKHREAELEEGEEEPCFETAGELKWKEGLAQKASEVFLRQQRSTPNLRKLVYGTVTEESEEESEGGGELGGLFHVSRPESEKRRRADGLDCSHYPPDAARDWDQQEVLDSIRDCFVTGKWEDDKDATRLLQEDEELYGDFEDLETGELHQGDSGKQEDQAEEDESGEGEDEDEDGGKVKGNAEGEKQQRLDKKRRLKERFNAEYDEGDATFFDDLKGEMQRQAELNRAEFSAVDDETRVQYEGFRPGMYLRLEIHNLPCEFITNFDPNYPVILGGLGASEGNVGYLQMRLKKHRWHQRILKTRDPLILSLGWRRFQTLPLYHIEDHNGRNRLLKYTPQHMHCGATLWGPITPQGTGFLAVQSVSGTKAGFRIAATGVVLDLDKSVTVVKKLKLIGYPYKIYKNTAFIKDMFNSVLEVAKFEGAALRTVSGVRGQIKKALRAPPGAYRATFEDRLLMSDIVFLRSWFPVSVPQLYNPVTSLLLPLGEKESWTGMRTVGQLKHDLGVKVKPSKDSLYKPVVRKKRHFNPLHIPKDLQRALPFKNKPKNAEKKGKVPRDLQRPAVIKEPHEKKIAALLAALSTVHNHKRKSAQARQREQHKDFLQQRQKQEMDKMKRQKEARKKMFRMIGQREKKQQKSSLKGAAQHD; this is translated from the exons ATGGAGGAGAAGGAGCACAGGAAGCACCAGAAGAAGCAGAGCGGCCCGAAGGCCGACAGGAAGAAGAAGAGGAAGGCGCCAGGGGTTGGCgaggaggaggatggaaggagGAGGAACCCCAAAGCGTTCGGGGTGCAGTCTGCCGTGCGCATGGCCAGAACTTTCCACAG aGCCCAGGATCTGCAGACGAAGAAGCACCACGCGCCGCAGGTGGACCGCTCAGCTCTGGAGCCCCCCCCAGTGGTGATCGTGGTGGTGGGGCCCCCCCGTGTGGGCAAGACCACCCTGATCCAGTGCCTCATCAGGAACTTCACTCGGCAGAAACTCAGTGACATCTGTGGACCGGTCACAATAGTGTCTG GAAAGAAGCGACGCCTCACCTTCATCGAGTGTGGCAACGACATCAACACCATGATCGACCTGGCCAAGGTGGCAGACCTG GTTCTGATGCTGATCGATGCCAGTTTTGGGTTTGAGATGGAGACGTTTGAGTTCCTGAATATCTGCCAGGTCCACGGGTTCCCCCGAATCATGGGGGTCCTGACCCACCTGGACTTCTTCAAGAACAACAAGCAGCTGCGCAAGACCAAGAAGATCCTCAAACACCGCTTCTGGACTGAGGTCTATCag ggTGCAAAGCTGTTCTATCTCTCTGGGATGGTGCACTCTGAGTATCAGAAGCAGGAGATCCGCAATCTGGGGCGCTTCATCTCCGTCATGAAGTTCAGACCGCTGGTGTGGCAAACCGCCCACCCCTACGTGCTGGCAGACCG cATGGAGGACCTGACTGACCCAGAGACCCTCCGTATCAACCCTTTGTGTGACCGCAAGGTGTGTCTGTACGGGTACCTGCGAGGGACATACCTGAAGAACCGCAGCCAGGTGCACATTCCAG GTGTGGGTGATTTCTCCCTGGCTGACGTGAGTTTCCTGTCAGACCCGTGTTCTCTGCCTGACTCTCTGAAGAAGCGCGCTCTTAATGAGAGGGAGAGGCTGCTCTACGCCCCTCTGTCCGGGGTGGGGGGGGTCGTGTACGACAAGGACGCCGTGTACATCGACCTGGGGGGCAGCCACGTGGACAGGGAGCAG GAGGAGGCGCGCCCCACTGCGGAGCTGGTCCAGTCTCTTATCGGGGCGCAAGCCACCATCGATGTCAAGATGGCTGCCAGCAAAGTGTCGCTCTTCACAGGCTCGGAGCCTCTGagacagggagagctgcaggaggaggaggg GGCTGAGGAGAGTCCCAAAGAGGAGAGAGTGTGGGACCccgagacacagagagagagaaggagagccGTCTtcacagaggaggaggaggaggggagcgaggaggaggaggggagcgaggaggaggaggaggaggaggacagtgagggagagggggaggcaggggaggagagtgagagtgagGAAGAGGAGCTAGAGAAGCAGCCTGCCCGGAAGAGACTGAGAGTGGAGGGAAGGAGCGATGGAGTGAAAGAGGGAGTCGGTATAGAGGTGCCAGCCTTTGCAGACAGTGAGGATGAACTGGAGAAGagcgagggagaggaggagagtgaGGTAGAAGGAGAGAgcggtgaggaggaggaggacgacggcagtgagggagaggggaggaaggCCATGGATTCAGGGAACTGCTCTGAGGAAGAGAGCGGGGGGTCAGAGGTAGACTCCCCTCTCCTCGAGGAGTCGGAGTCAAAGGTGAAGCCTCCGAAACACAGAGAGGCAGAGCTCGAGGAGGGGGAAGAAGAGCCATGCTTCGAGACTGCAG GAGAGCTGAAGTGGAAGGAGGGTCTAGCTCAGAAAGCCTCCGAGGTGTTTCTACGGCAACAGCGGAGCACACCCAACCTGCGCAAACTGGTCTACGGCACTG TGACAGAGGAGTCGGAGGAGGAGTCGGAGGGTGGGGGGGAGCTGGGGGGGCTGTTCCACGTGAGCCGCCCCGAGAGCGAGAAGCGACGCCGGGCTGACGGGCTGGACTGCAGCCACTACCCCCCAGATGCTGCACGGGACTGGGACCAGCAAGAG GTGCTGGACTCGATCCGGGACTGCTTCGTGACGGGGAAGTGGGAGGATGACAAGGACGCGACTAGACTGTTGCAGGAGGACG AGGAGCTGTATGGAGACTTCGAGGATCTGGAGACGGGAGAGCTGCACCAAGGGGATTCTGGGAAGCAGGAGGACCAAGCTGAG GAGGATGAGAGTGGAGAAGgggaggatgaggatgaggatggaGGGAAGGTGAAAGGCAATGCAGAGGGCGAGAAGCAACAGCGTCTGGACAAGAAGCGTCGTCTGAAGGAGCGTTTCAACGCGGAGTATGACGAGGGAGATGCCACCTTCTTCGACGATCTGAAGGGGGAGATGCAGCGGCAGGCAGAG ctgAACCGTGCTGAGTTCTCTGCGGTGGATGATGAGACGCGGGTCCAGTACGAGGGGTTCCGACCCGGCATGTACCTGCGCCTGGAGATCCATAACCTGCCCTGCGAGTTCATCACCAACTTTGACCCAAACTACCCTGTCATCCTGGGGGGGCTGGGAGCAAGCGAGGGCAACGTGGGGTACCTGCAG ATGCGTCTGAAGAAGCACCGCTGGCACCAGCGCATCCTGAAGACCCGCGACCCGCTGATCTTGTCCCTGGGCTGGCGTCGCTTCCAGACCCTCCCCCTCTACCACATCGAGGACCACAACGGCAGGAACCGGCTGCTCAAATACACCCCCCAGCACATGCACTGCGGGGCCACTCTGTGGG GTCCCATCACTCCACAGGGCACTGGGTTCCTGGCTGTGCAGTCTGTGTCCGGCACCAAG GCTGGGTTTCGGATCGCTGCCACTGGCGTGGTTCTAGACCTGGATAAGTCTGTCACTGTGGTGAAGAAGCTGAAGCTGATTGGCTACCCGTACAAGATCTACAAGAACACTGCCTTTATCAAG GACATGTTTAACTCGGTCCTGGAGGTCGCTAAGTTTGAGGGGGCTGCGCTGCGGACGGTGAGTGGGGTGCGGGGGCAGATCAAGAAGGCATTAAGAGCGCCCCCTGGAGCCTACCGAGCCACCTTCGAGGACCGTCTGCTCATGAGCG ATATCGTGTTCCTGCGCTCCTGGTTCCCAGTCTCTGTTCCTCAGCTCTATAACCCCGTCACCTCCCTGCTGCTGCCGCTGGGGGAGAAGGAGAGCTGGACGGGGATGAGGACGGTGGGGCAGCTGAAACACGATCTGGGAGTGAAGGTCAAACCCAGCAAGGATTCGCTGTACaag CCTGTGGTCCGTAAGAAGCGACACTTCAACCCGCTGCACATCCCCAAAGACCTGCAGAGGGCGCTGCCCTTCAAGAACAAACCCAAAAACGCAGAGAAGAAGGGCAAGGTGCCCCGGGACCTGCAGAGGCCTGCGGTCATCAAGGAGCCCCACGAGAAGAAG ATCGCCGCCCTGCTGGCTGCTCTGAGCACGGTGCACAATCACAAGCGGAAGAGTGCCCAGGCCAGGCAGCGCGAGCAGCACAAGGACTTCCTGCAGCAGCGGCAGAAACAGGAAATGGACAAGATGAAGAGGCAGAAGGAGGCGCGCAAGAAGATGTTCCGCATGATTGGACAGCGAGAGAAGAAACAGCAGAAATCCAGCCTGAAGGGGGCAGCGCAGCACGACTGA
- the LOC121321783 gene encoding tetraspanin-14-like yields MHYYQYKNAEVSCCYKYLMFSYNIVFWLVGAAFLGIGFWAWSEKGVLSDLSQVTRQNGFDPVWVVLVVGTVTFVLGFAGCVGALRENICMLKFFCGVIGVIFFLELTAGVLAFVFQDTLREWISDFFLTNVKGYRDDIDLQNLIDSLQRTNQCCGARNPDDWNTNNYFNCTDDNPSRERCGVPFSCCLADPAQAVVNTQCGYDVRARPERDWNTVIHVKGCIPALEAWLPRNLYIVAGVFIIISLLQMLGVFLARTLIGDIKAVNSGFRY; encoded by the exons ATGCATTATTACCAATATAAGAATGCTGAGGTGAGCTGCTGCTACAAGTACCTAATGTTCAGCTACAACATCGTGTTCTGG TTGGTTGGAGCTGCTTTCTTAGGCATTGGGTTTTGGGCGTGGAGTGAGAAG GGCGTGCTGTCGGACTTGTCCCAGGTGACCCGGCAGAACGGTTTCGACCCGGTGTGGGTGGTTCTGGTGGTCGGCACGGTGACCTTTGTCCTGGGGTTCGCAGGCTGTGTGGGAGCGCTGAGGGAGAACATCTGCATGCTCAAGTTT TTCTGCGGGGTGATCGGAGTGATCTTCTTCCTGGAGCTGACTGCAGGGGTGCTAGCATTCGTGTTCCAGGACACCCTGAGGGAGTGGATCAGTGACTTCTTCCTGACCAACGTGAAGGGCTACCGGGACGACATCGACCTGCAGAACCTCATCGACTCTCTGCAGAGAACG AATCAGTGCTGTGGGGCTCGAAACCCTGATGACTGGAACACCAATAATTATTTCAACTGCACAGACGACAACCCCAGTCGGGAGCGCTGTGGAGTGCCCTTCTCCTGCTGCCTGGCCGACCCTGCT CAAGCAGTTGTGAACACGCAGTGTGGCTATGATGTCAGGGCCCGGCCG GAACGAGACTGGAACACTGTGATCCATGTTAAGGGGTGCATCCCTGCTCTGGAAGCCTGGTTACCCCGAAACCTCTACATCGTGGCCGGAGTCTTCATCATCATCTCACTGCTGCAG atgTTGGGCGTCTTCCTGGCTCGTACTCTGATTGGGGATATTAAGGCAGTGAACTCTGGCTTCCGATACTGA
- the LOC121321497 gene encoding L-threonine ammonia-lyase-like isoform X1 translates to MIQEPPPPPPPLRGPPSPLASDSSLPPGPSLLPPFQIVVALLLRLALSLVLLLFFSDEERSADSKQGSLCCEGQRQKDCPIRNGPTPHRSSSIAPERLKDFGEEEYLNEDVKTWEMKILGRPKRLLGDAAEPQKPAKPCSTSVQNPPAFICFEDISAAAFKIQCGVQKSPCTYSRLSKQYGVEIFLKKEHLHYTCSVKERGVLYLLTSLRQDQQKKGVIVASDSNFSMAVAHHASELRIPVFVIMAANTPPSRPKTCREYGAMVISYGGTLRDSQSHAQCLARENGYLYLEEEDSAVYLAGLGTMGLEIYEQVPKLDAVILPAGGHCGLLAGTAAALKHLNPRITVIGVEPEDCPLLQQSLKLGYPVKELHSTANRKLYGDLVGPPFGNSAFLLAKKLVDKVITVREEDVLVSMLRFQEYERATIDAEGAIGLAAILAGKLPELQGKRVAIAVCSASMELPLLRQCVDRALALDGRVSKFSVQLGEWPGDTAKLLDLLAREGVRLLDISHEKQFTSSSVFNVQVSCVVEARDRQQTIQLRNMLTERYTMLCWHER, encoded by the exons ATGATCCAGGaacctccccctcctcctcctcctctccgcgGGCCTCCCTCTCCCTTAGCCTCGGACTCCAGCCTCCCCCCTGGCCCTTCTCTGCTGCCTCCCTTCCAGATCGTAGTGGCACTCCTCCTTCGCCTCGCTCTCTCACTTGTCCTGCTCCTCTTCTTTAG TGATGAGGAGCGCAGTGCAGACAGTAAGCAGGGCTCCCTGTGCTGTGAGGGGCAGCGCCAGAAGGATTGTCCAATCAGGAATGGCCCAACACCCCATCGCTCCTCATCCATTGCCCCTGAGAGGCTGAAGGATTTCGGGGAGGAGGAGTACCTGAACGAGGACGTGAAGACCTGGGAGATGAAGATCTTGGGGCGCCCTAAGCGCCTTCTGGGGGATGCTGCAGAACCCCAGAAACCAGCTAAGCCCTGTTCCACCAGTGTACAGAACCCTCCTGCCTTCATCTGCTTCGAGGACATCAGCGCAGCAGCCTTCAAAATCCAGTGTGGGGTTCAGAAATCACCCTGCACG taCTCACGGCTCTCAAAGCAGTATGGTGTTGAGATCTTCCTGAAGAAGGAACACCTGCACTACACATGCTCAGTGAAGGAACGAGGCGTGCTCTACCTGCTGACATCACTGCGCCAG GACCAGCAGAAGAAGGGTGTGATCGTGGCCTCAGACAGTAACTTCTCCATGGCGGTGGCGCACCACGCCTCAGAGCTGCGCATCCCCGTCTTCGTCATCATGGCAGCCAACACTCCCCCCTCGCGCCCCAAGACCTGCCGTGAGTACGGAGCCATGGTGATCTCGTACGGGGGCACCCTGCGAGACTCACAGAGCCACGCACAGTGCCTCGCTCGGGAGAACGGCTACCTGTACCTGGAAGA GGAGGACAGTGCTGTGTACCTGGCAGGCCTGGGCACTATGGGGCTGGAGATCTATGAGCAGGTGCCCAAGTTGGATGCAGTGATCCTGCCAGCAGGGGGGCACTGCGGGCTCCTGGCTGGGACGGCAGCCGCGCTCAAACACCTGAACCCCCGAATCACTGTCATT GGGGTGGAGCCAGAGGATTGCCCTCTCCTGCAGCAGTCTCTGAAGCTCGGCTACCCCGTCAAGGAGCTCCACAGCACCGCCAACAGGAAGCTCTATGGAG aTCTGGTGGGCCCCCCCTTTGGCAACAGTGCGTTCCTGCTGGCCAAGAAGCTGGTGGACAAAGTCATCACAGTCAG GGAGGAGGATGTGCTGGTCTCAATGCTGCGGTTCCAGGAGTACGAGAGAGCCACCATCGACGCCGAGGGAGCCATCGGGCTAGCAGCCATCCTCGCAGGGAAACTGCCAGAGCTGCAGGGCaaaag GGTTGCTATCGCAGTGTGCAGTGCCAGTATGGAGCTGCCCCTGCTCAGACAGTGTGTGGACCGAGCTCTGGCTCTGGATGGCCGGGTCAGTAAGTTCTCTGTCCAGCTGGGGGAGTGGCCTGGAGACACAGCCAAGCTACTGGACTTACTGGCCAGAGAGGGCGTGAG GCTGCTGGATATCAGTCACGAGAAGCAGTTCACCTCCTCCAGCGTGTTCAATGTGCAG GTCTCATGTGTGGTGGAGGCGAGGGACAGGCAGCAGACAATTCAACTGCGCAACATGCTGACAGAGCGATACACCATGCTGTGCTGGCATGAGCGGTGA